One Natrinema longum genomic window carries:
- a CDS encoding homoserine kinase: MLTVRAPATSANLGSGFDVFGVALGTPADVIRVERAPETTITVTGAGSEYIPEDPAKNTVGAVAKALDAPARIRIDKGVRPSSGLGSSAASAAGAAVALNALYDRGRSRRELVPVAAEGEALVSGEAHADNVAPALLGGFTIVTDDGVTQVDAAVPVVACLPEISVSTRDARGVVPDSASMDDVVDTVGSAATLTVGMTRDDPDLVGSGMRDDIVTPERTKLIDGYESVREAALEAGATGVTVSGAGPGILAVCRRREQRAIASAMVDAFDAAGVESRAYQTAIGEGATLYRDGS; encoded by the coding sequence ATGCTCACCGTGCGGGCACCTGCGACGAGTGCGAACCTCGGGAGTGGCTTCGACGTCTTCGGCGTTGCTCTCGGGACGCCCGCCGACGTGATCAGGGTCGAACGCGCCCCGGAAACGACGATTACGGTTACCGGCGCTGGCAGCGAGTACATCCCGGAGGACCCTGCAAAGAATACCGTCGGTGCGGTTGCGAAGGCGTTGGACGCCCCCGCCCGTATCCGGATCGATAAGGGCGTCCGGCCGTCCTCGGGGCTGGGATCGTCGGCAGCGAGCGCCGCCGGTGCTGCCGTGGCACTGAACGCGCTCTACGACCGCGGGCGTTCCCGACGGGAACTCGTCCCCGTCGCCGCCGAAGGCGAGGCGCTCGTCTCCGGTGAAGCCCACGCCGACAACGTCGCCCCCGCGCTGTTAGGCGGGTTCACGATCGTCACCGACGACGGCGTCACGCAGGTCGATGCCGCCGTCCCCGTCGTCGCCTGTCTTCCCGAAATTTCCGTGTCCACGCGCGATGCACGCGGCGTCGTCCCTGATTCGGCTTCCATGGACGACGTCGTCGACACCGTCGGCAGCGCCGCCACGCTGACCGTCGGCATGACGCGAGACGATCCCGACCTCGTCGGGAGCGGCATGCGCGACGACATCGTCACGCCCGAACGGACCAAACTGATCGACGGCTACGAGTCGGTTCGCGAGGCCGCCCTCGAGGCGGGCGCGACCGGCGTGACGGTCAGCGGTGCCGGCCCGGGGATCCTCGCGGTCTGTCGCCGCCGGGAGCAGCGGGCGATCGCCTCGGCGATGGTCGACGCTTTCGACGCGGCCGGCGTGGAGAGTCGCGCGTATCAGACCGCGATCGGCGAGGGTGCGACGCTGTATCGCGACGGCTCGTAG
- a CDS encoding methyl-accepting chemotaxis protein has translation MDFARRLVPKAIRRRYAVKFAIALLVLGLSVGLIGYGATAAISNQAEDRVQSDQTAAAQQEAQSLQMWNEQNEHTVGMLARSDVVASDDPEAIQARFLDWEEHLDADTFDISYVNRDTQTVTASTNDAFRNQPTSSIDNVPEDAYSTAEQGVIWVSDAYLAEDQFGQNTTVVTYVQLSSENEDRAIVYTANLEAYANQLQNEEGVETMVLGGDDEVMLDNTEDYAEGHDSVGLAYGGDSDSLTTARTSGANTREVSGSSFAFDNDYYGFQSDSNYVTSAAPVFGTDWVIVRHEPADQALGYVNNVTQYGIYATILGIVMIGAVGAILGRNTAVSIDRLTDKASEMEKGNLEVDLETKRIDNIGRLYDGFDSMRVALREQIEEAEAAREEAERERERVQEINDHLQEKAAEYCAVMGDAADGDLTARANAESDNEQMQQIGEDFNEMLDEIEQTIAELNRFATDVATASEQVTASSEEVRSASQQVTESIQEISDGADRQNESLQSVNQEMSGLSTTTEEIAASSNEVADIAERTVDTGQEGQEAAQAAITAMDEIENEAGDAVSEIRRLEEEVQQIDELINTISEIARQTNMLALNANIEASRSAGGSDDEGFSVVAKEVKALSEDVAEAANEAEDRLEAIRERTETSATEVEGTSTNIENASEKVEEAVNALEEIAELAQETNVGVQEISAATEEQAASTQEVVAMVDDAATISEETTSEAENVAAAAEEQTTALTEVTKSASGLSEQASQLSEALDRFDTDVDSTAVDFESSFDVDAELDGPELGGVDDTTDDEPSDGDRGITFDADAESGQDDAEGTLTFDDGAAEETLDLDVDSDADTTDRSTAATPEEGSSLDGLEDETPAETPEDREPGDEPAVDGDTDEIGAEEILGIEDPDEDGDDSDDGGFGAATESPDPLAAEPPASDSEDADDPLAVEPSESDSEDADDPLAVEPSESDSEDADDPLAVEPSESDSEDADDPLAVEPSESDSEDADDPFAVEPPESEESAEPLAADETTDESESVDDSADGDLETDDEDDDSEAESDDVFTFGATDDET, from the coding sequence ATGGATTTCGCGCGACGATTGGTGCCAAAAGCTATCCGACGTAGATACGCGGTCAAGTTCGCGATCGCGTTGCTCGTTCTCGGGCTCTCGGTCGGGCTGATCGGATACGGTGCAACGGCGGCAATCTCGAATCAGGCGGAAGATCGAGTACAAAGCGATCAGACGGCTGCGGCCCAACAGGAGGCACAGAGTCTGCAGATGTGGAACGAACAGAACGAACACACCGTTGGGATGCTCGCCCGGTCGGACGTCGTCGCGAGTGACGATCCCGAGGCGATCCAGGCCCGCTTCCTCGACTGGGAGGAACATCTAGATGCCGATACGTTCGATATCTCTTACGTTAACCGGGATACCCAGACGGTAACCGCAAGTACCAACGACGCGTTCCGCAACCAGCCGACCAGCAGCATTGACAACGTTCCCGAGGACGCCTACTCGACGGCTGAACAGGGCGTCATCTGGGTTTCGGACGCCTACCTCGCTGAGGATCAGTTCGGGCAGAATACCACCGTCGTCACCTACGTCCAGCTCTCGTCGGAAAACGAGGACCGAGCGATCGTCTACACCGCCAACCTCGAGGCCTACGCCAATCAGCTACAGAACGAGGAGGGTGTGGAGACGATGGTCCTCGGCGGTGACGACGAGGTCATGCTCGACAACACCGAGGACTACGCCGAGGGTCACGATTCGGTCGGACTCGCATACGGTGGCGATAGCGATTCCCTCACGACGGCCCGGACCTCGGGTGCGAATACCCGGGAAGTATCGGGCTCCTCGTTTGCGTTCGACAACGACTACTACGGTTTCCAAAGCGATAGCAACTACGTCACGAGTGCCGCTCCGGTGTTCGGTACCGACTGGGTCATCGTCAGACACGAGCCCGCCGACCAGGCGCTCGGGTACGTCAACAACGTCACCCAGTATGGGATCTACGCGACGATCCTCGGCATCGTCATGATCGGCGCGGTCGGTGCCATCCTCGGTCGGAACACCGCCGTGTCGATCGACCGCCTCACGGACAAAGCAAGCGAGATGGAGAAAGGGAACCTCGAGGTCGACCTCGAGACCAAACGGATCGACAACATCGGTCGACTGTACGACGGCTTCGACTCGATGCGCGTCGCCTTGCGCGAGCAGATCGAGGAAGCGGAAGCCGCTCGCGAGGAGGCCGAACGCGAACGCGAACGCGTCCAGGAGATCAACGACCATCTCCAGGAGAAGGCCGCCGAGTACTGTGCGGTCATGGGCGATGCCGCCGACGGCGACCTCACCGCCCGCGCGAACGCCGAAAGCGACAACGAGCAGATGCAACAGATCGGGGAGGACTTCAACGAGATGCTCGACGAGATCGAGCAGACCATCGCCGAGCTCAACCGGTTCGCGACCGACGTCGCGACCGCCTCCGAGCAGGTGACTGCCTCGAGCGAAGAAGTCCGGTCGGCCTCCCAGCAGGTCACGGAGTCCATTCAGGAGATTTCCGACGGTGCGGACCGACAGAACGAGTCGCTCCAGTCGGTCAACCAGGAGATGAGCGGTCTCTCGACGACGACCGAAGAGATCGCCGCCTCCTCGAACGAGGTGGCCGATATCGCCGAACGGACCGTCGATACCGGACAGGAAGGGCAGGAGGCCGCCCAGGCGGCGATCACGGCCATGGACGAGATCGAGAACGAAGCCGGCGACGCCGTCTCCGAGATCCGCCGGCTCGAAGAGGAAGTCCAGCAGATCGACGAACTCATCAACACGATTTCCGAGATCGCTCGCCAGACCAACATGCTGGCGCTCAACGCCAACATCGAGGCCTCCCGCTCCGCCGGCGGCAGCGACGACGAAGGGTTCTCCGTCGTCGCCAAGGAGGTCAAGGCACTCTCCGAGGACGTCGCCGAGGCGGCCAACGAAGCCGAAGACCGACTCGAGGCGATTCGGGAGCGGACCGAGACCTCCGCCACCGAGGTCGAGGGAACGAGTACTAACATCGAAAACGCCAGCGAGAAGGTCGAGGAAGCGGTCAACGCGCTCGAAGAGATCGCCGAACTCGCCCAGGAGACCAACGTGGGCGTCCAGGAGATCTCCGCGGCGACCGAAGAGCAGGCAGCCTCGACGCAGGAGGTCGTCGCGATGGTCGACGACGCGGCGACGATCTCCGAGGAGACGACGTCGGAAGCCGAGAACGTCGCGGCCGCGGCCGAAGAGCAGACCACCGCGCTAACCGAAGTCACGAAATCGGCCTCGGGCCTCTCCGAGCAGGCCTCCCAGCTCTCGGAAGCGCTCGACCGGTTCGACACTGACGTCGACAGCACGGCAGTCGACTTCGAGTCGAGTTTCGACGTGGACGCGGAGTTGGACGGCCCCGAGTTGGGCGGCGTCGATGACACGACCGACGACGAACCGAGTGACGGGGATCGTGGCATCACCTTCGACGCCGACGCGGAAAGCGGGCAGGACGACGCCGAGGGGACGCTGACGTTCGACGACGGTGCAGCCGAGGAGACACTCGATCTCGACGTGGATTCGGACGCGGACACCACCGATCGATCGACGGCCGCGACGCCCGAGGAGGGCTCGTCACTCGACGGACTCGAGGACGAGACGCCGGCTGAGACTCCCGAAGATCGCGAACCCGGTGACGAGCCAGCGGTCGACGGGGACACCGACGAGATCGGTGCCGAAGAGATCCTCGGGATCGAGGACCCGGATGAAGACGGTGACGACAGCGACGACGGCGGATTCGGTGCAGCGACCGAATCGCCGGATCCGCTTGCGGCCGAACCGCCGGCGTCGGATTCGGAAGACGCGGACGATCCGCTTGCAGTCGAACCGTCGGAATCGGATTCGGAAGACGCGGACGATCCGCTTGCAGTCGAACCGTCGGAATCGGATTCGGAAGACGCGGACGATCCGCTTGCAGTCGAACCGTCGGAATCGGATTCGGAAGACGCGGACGATCCGCTTGCAGTCGAACCGTCGGAATCGGATTCAGAAGACGCGGACGATCCGTTTGCAGTCGAACCGCCGGAGTCGGAGGAATCGGCGGAGCCGCTTGCGGCCGACGAGACGACGGACGAATCCGAATCCGTCGACGACTCGGCGGACGGCGACCTCGAGACGGATGACGAGGACGACGACAGTGAGGCCGAGAGCGACGACGTGTTCACCTTCGGGGCGACCGACGACGAGACGTAG
- a CDS encoding DUF7344 domain-containing protein encodes MTTDISDAKPVDIDPSLAQNTIFELLLEERRRYALYYLSRTVGAVSLEDLIDRIADRTDADHDGSDRIAVEFHHNHLRKLIDAGVLRYDEDAGTVERRTAARSLDPYLELTYVDDL; translated from the coding sequence ATGACGACAGATATCTCGGACGCGAAACCCGTGGACATCGATCCGTCCCTGGCCCAGAACACGATCTTCGAGCTCCTACTCGAGGAACGACGCCGATACGCGTTGTACTACCTCTCCCGGACCGTGGGAGCGGTCAGCCTCGAGGACCTCATCGACCGAATCGCCGATCGAACGGATGCCGATCACGACGGAAGCGACCGGATCGCCGTCGAGTTCCACCACAACCACTTGCGAAAGTTGATCGACGCGGGGGTCCTGCGCTACGACGAAGACGCCGGGACGGTCGAGCGACGGACCGCGGCCCGTTCGCTGGACCCGTACCTCGAACTCACGTACGTCGACGACCTGTAG
- the pdxS gene encoding pyridoxal 5'-phosphate synthase lyase subunit PdxS — translation MADTTDLEELRRGTDLVKRGFARMQKGGVIMDVVNEEQARIAEDAGAVAVMALEAVPADIRKRGGVARMADPADVEDIVDSVSIPVMGKSRIGHTKEAQILEAVGVDMIDESEVLTPADDAYHIDKRDFTAPFVCGARDLGEALRRIDEGAAMIRTKGEAGTGDVNQAVHHQRTIKGAIRTLEGMSHEEREAFAREIEAPAELVHETAEMGRLPVVNFAAGGIATPADAALMMHHECDGIFVGSGIFGAENPPEMADAIVQATNNWDDPETLAEISKNLGKSMKGDANVDLPEEEKMQGRGV, via the coding sequence ATGGCCGATACCACCGATCTCGAGGAACTACGGCGCGGAACCGATCTCGTCAAACGCGGATTCGCACGGATGCAGAAAGGCGGCGTCATCATGGACGTCGTCAACGAGGAACAGGCCCGAATCGCCGAGGACGCCGGTGCCGTCGCGGTCATGGCACTGGAAGCGGTCCCGGCGGACATCCGCAAGCGCGGCGGCGTCGCCCGGATGGCCGACCCCGCCGACGTCGAGGACATCGTCGACTCCGTTTCGATCCCGGTCATGGGGAAATCCCGGATCGGCCACACGAAGGAAGCCCAGATCCTCGAGGCCGTCGGGGTCGACATGATCGACGAATCGGAGGTGCTGACCCCCGCCGACGACGCCTACCACATCGACAAGCGCGACTTTACCGCGCCGTTCGTCTGTGGCGCACGCGACCTCGGCGAGGCGCTGCGTCGGATCGACGAGGGCGCGGCGATGATCCGGACGAAAGGCGAGGCCGGCACCGGCGACGTCAACCAGGCCGTCCACCACCAGCGGACGATCAAGGGTGCGATCCGAACGCTCGAGGGCATGAGCCACGAGGAACGCGAGGCGTTCGCCCGCGAGATCGAGGCACCCGCAGAACTCGTCCACGAGACCGCCGAGATGGGCCGCCTTCCCGTCGTGAACTTCGCCGCCGGCGGGATCGCGACGCCCGCCGACGCGGCGCTCATGATGCACCACGAGTGTGACGGCATCTTCGTGGGCAGCGGCATCTTCGGCGCGGAGAACCCGCCCGAAATGGCCGACGCGATCGTCCAGGCGACGAACAACTGGGACGACCCCGAGACGCTCGCGGAGATCTCGAAGAACCTCGGTAAGAGCATGAAAGGCGACGCGAACGTCGACCTCCCCGAGGAAGAGAAGATGCAGGGTCGCGGCGTCTAA
- a CDS encoding DUF1405 domain-containing protein, with protein sequence MTASTRLSDRQRPDDESLPAYLAPVPTILEDLGLRFAWLVVAINLAGTAFGFWYYSGQFAGTATVLWPWVPDSPLATLFIALAIAAWKLGREQPWLTALAFFGNVVLGLWTPYTLLVFADSYAYLHPLMYQFLFWSHLAMVVQAFVLYRISDFPVWAVAVAVVWYWSNLVVDYFVPIVGEPHHTIIPVARETSVFLEADALGVIAAGEVTFVLLALFLALATRVKKCESARSHP encoded by the coding sequence ATGACCGCGTCGACTCGGCTGTCCGATCGTCAGCGACCCGACGACGAGTCGCTCCCGGCCTATCTCGCGCCAGTGCCGACGATACTCGAGGACCTCGGCCTGCGCTTTGCGTGGCTGGTCGTGGCGATCAACCTCGCGGGGACGGCCTTCGGCTTCTGGTACTACTCGGGACAGTTCGCCGGGACGGCGACCGTGCTGTGGCCCTGGGTCCCGGATAGTCCGCTCGCGACGCTGTTTATCGCGCTGGCGATCGCCGCCTGGAAACTCGGTCGCGAACAGCCGTGGCTCACCGCGCTGGCCTTCTTCGGAAACGTCGTCCTGGGGCTTTGGACCCCGTACACGCTGCTCGTGTTCGCCGATTCGTACGCGTATCTCCACCCGCTGATGTATCAGTTCCTCTTCTGGAGCCACCTCGCGATGGTCGTCCAGGCGTTCGTCCTCTACCGGATCAGCGACTTCCCGGTGTGGGCCGTCGCCGTCGCCGTGGTTTGGTACTGGAGCAACCTCGTCGTCGACTACTTCGTCCCGATCGTCGGGGAGCCCCATCACACGATCATCCCCGTCGCGCGGGAGACGAGCGTGTTCCTCGAGGCCGACGCACTCGGCGTGATCGCCGCGGGCGAAGTTACCTTCGTCCTCCTGGCGCTGTTTCTCGCGCTCGCGACCCGGGTCAAAAAGTGTGAATCTGCCAGGAGCCACCCGTAG